The DNA region CGTCGGGAGAtacggaggaggagcgccgcCTTCGGGGACCGCCACGTGGCTACAGACGCCGCGGACAGGGATGATGCGGTTTTTGTACTCGGGGAGCAACGTCGAGGTGTACCCGTTGGACGCGTAGAGCACCGTCTTTGCTTTAATGATACCTCTGGGCGTGGTGACGATCCAGAAGCCGTCTTCTCGCGAGTCCGAGACCTCGGTGACGGGCGTGTGGGTGTGCAGCTGGGCCCCCTTGTCAACGGCCTGCGACAGAAGATAGAGAACCAGCTTGTAGGGCCTGCAGAGGTTAGCGCGTGTGCACATGGCCTGAGTTTTCTCGACACATGGTCGCCAACAGCTTGGACGAGACTATACCAGATCGAGCCGGCTTCGAAGGCAAAAGCTGCCATTGCTCCCTTGACACCCGAGAAGACCTCCGCCGCCTTTCCTTCGACGTAGTGAACGAGCTTCGCTGTGGGCGACCCCAGCCtcaggagctcgtcgagacCGTCCTTCAACGGCTTGGCAAGCTTTTCGTCTCTGATCACTGCCATGGACGTTGTGACCCTGAAATCGCAGTCGATTTTCTTCTCCCGTACCAGATCCCTCACGCCATGCAGGTTGGCAAGCTCAAACAGAGCCATCTCATCCGCGGCCTCCTGGCCGAATCTCTTAATGCGAGCGGGAAGGCCGGCGTAGAGATCAGGCCGAACATGGCCGCCTTTCGGGtgtcagcagcagcctgacctAGTTTATGACAGACAGTGTGGGTGCTCACCGTTGCGAGCCGTCGCGCCGGAGCATGCTTCTCTGGCCTCAAGAATCGTGATCGCCGGGCGGGAGGACTCTtcaacgccgtcgagcagATAGTAGGCCAGAGCAGCGCCCGCGTAGCCagcgccgatgatgacgatgtcCTGTTCCGCGGGTAAGGTTTCGGAGCTCTGATGGCTGTCGAGAGGGTGCAGGTCCCGGCGCCAATATGGCCTCGTGGCATTGGGTACTGGGACGGGATTCTCAGACATTATGGCGGTTCCTGTACTGCCCAGATGGACCGTGTGCTGTGCAAAGCGACACGCAGTTCTTTGATCTTTATATGCGGCAGGGCGAATCTGATACAATCAGTGATTGCTACCGATGCAACTTGGTGTTGCCCGCGGATACGGTCTCGGAGCGGTGATATGAAGCAGAGATAAGCCCGCCCGAGTCTCTGGATATGTTCCGAAACAGGAAGTTGCACCCCGGAAGACGCGGGGTCATCGTTATCAGCTCCGACTCGGAGCCGATCTCGGGCCTGGCTAAGACCCGGGCCGGGGCCCGGCGGGTGGCGTTGCGGAAAAGACATACAGAACTCGTGCGTCCAGATCTTTTTGTCTCATCTCTTTCCGGTACAAGAAAGGCGACCCTTCTGCTCGCCCAAGCCTACTTCAACTCCAATGTTCAACTTCACCAACAACAGCTTGTTGAGCCTGCGCTTCTAGGTTGGCGGGACCCTTGCTTCACCTGACTCGCGCCATCGAACGTTTTCCCCCTGAACCTTAGTCCCAGCATCCATCGCGCTACTGCAAAACGCTACGACATCTTGGGTGTGATTTAAGGACGACACGCCATGTCCCAGACCCTGCGCATATCGAAAACTGTCAATTCTGGATCCCCTGGAGAAGATGGCGTTCGGCTCTGGTAGGAGGGCCCACGCTTGAAGCTGGTAAACGGCAGAGCTACGAGATCCGATGGTCCCGTGAGCATGGGGATGTGGAAACCACCAGGCTGGCCACGTGTGAATTCCAGAATCTCTGAAACTCTGTTTCACCGCCGCTATTCTGGGTCATGGTATTCTTGCGCGTTCTTGAACTGGTGGTAGTGACGAAGGGAATTCTTGAGAATCCGACATGTCCGCGTCATTATTTGAGTAGGACAAGACTCTGCGTTGTCCAGGCTTTAGAGAATTAACTCCATGAGGACGGTAGGACTCTTTTTCCTTCACTATTGCCAATATGTGGCACCGAGGGTCTGGTGTTTCGTTGATGAAAGTATGGGGCGCATGTTGACACCATCTGTTCAAAAATGAGCCAAATGGAAGGGCAAAGGTTCAGCTTCCAGGATTTCGAATCCACTTACACGTTAGGACACTCGGACAAAAAGGATGCCACATGTGCAGAAGTATTGCAGAGTCACACCGTAGAGAGATCATTCCCAGCCCTTATTCAAGCCTTGATAGGTTCACAAGAATGACACAACAGTTCTGGATGAGATCATTCCTCGCCGCTTGCCAGGCAACATTGGGCTACATCTTGAGTCAGCAGGATCGCCAGCACCTTTTAATGCTACAATGCAACATACACATAAGATCAAATAACGACGAGAGTTTAGTTCAACAAAATCTACAGCTGGATGTATTTCTTGTATGCTATAGGCTGGATAGAAGCCACTCTGGTTACTGTCTAGGAGCCGTGCCAAAGCCTGACTCCGCGTTGGGACGTGGCATGACGGTTCATCGCAGAAACTGTCGCGGCTGTATAGATGGGTCTCTATTGAACTGTCTATTGAGCGAGAAATCGCATCGAGTTGGGGAAGACGACTTACCACCATATTTCACTCCGATGGAGCATGCCTCTTCGTAAGCAGTATACCAAGATTCGCAGACTACCCTACTTTAGGGCTCTCAGCCTGGCGGGGAAGATGTCCTCCTTGGAGCTTCGATTCGGCAGGAATATGTGACTTAGACGGAGCCAGAAGCTTGCTTCCTGTTTTCGATCTGAGGCTCTCCATGGGAGTTTCGATGACCCGTCCTCGTACAAGACGTTAGGGCAAAGCCGCCACAAGAACTTGAATTGAAGCTTCTGTTGAGCATCGCCACATGCTTGAGGAAACAAGGGTATTCGGGGTTTCTAGCAGCGACCGAACAACGGGTTCAATACTCTGTATAGGTAAAGAAAGTAACAAGGACCGAGTTAAGCATCCTTGACCGGGTTCATGTCCATTTGGAGATGCTTCCGACTCGGCAGCCCCGCCACTTGCCCCACGAAAGGGCAGTCCCATTCGTATTGCGTGCGAGATCCAGAACGCCATGCTATCAACATTCCCAAGAGACAGTGATTGATGCCTGGAGAGGTGGAGTTCGGGCAGAGCACGGGTTTGCAACGAGCCAGCGGGTGAGGTTTGGCGTTGACAGCCTCTCTCCCAAGGTATCAAGGACCATTGCCTCCGAACAGAGACGAAAGGATattcgacgccgtcggcttTGGATGTGTCAAGGCTAGGTACCCGTCCGGCATTACCTGGGTACCTAGATTCAGCAGAGCTTATGCAATCGGGTGGCCTGCAGCACTGTTGGTGGCTTGGCCGGGGAAGAAGCCGCCATGGCTGGCATCTCGTTGCTTTTTTCCCACGCGCATCAACTCGTGGACGCCATGTGGTCTAAGGAATATGCATCTGTCAGAcgttttgtttttgttttttttggAGGGCACGGGAAACCCCCCCCAGCAAACACCAATGCAAACGTGTGGGAACGGCAACGGGATTTCCATGTATGTCCAGGTCCCTATGGAGTCTCGGACGATGTTTGCTTGTCAACAAAAGGCCAAGCAGCCCGCCCGGCTTATGTGACGCATCATCACGAAGGCCGGAGACTTGAGCTTGAGCCCCTCCCAGGGTCTGTCAGAGCCCAGAGGTGAACCTCCCAGATGAGGTTTAATGCAGCTCACTTCGCAAGGGCCCATATGTGAGGAAAAACCCCCATGGCCTGCATGGCGTCAGGTCTCACTTTCGGGCGCGagcaaaacaaaaaaagcAAGTAAAACGGCCGCGACGATAGTGAAGAGCGCGTTGGGAATCTAGTCAACTATGGGCTGTGGTGGCGTCAAAGAATATGCACCTAGCAAGCTTCTTCCACCTTCTCTCTTACCAGGCTGCAAAGGAGGGAAACATTTCGGAAACGACATGTCACTTTCCGCCCCCCTTCTAGTGCGCCTCGGCCCATTGAGCTGATTGAGCGATGACACTAGGCCTGGGTGAGAAAGATTCAAAGACCTTTTCACTCCTGGTAGCCGAACATGCGATGCGCTACCTACGCCTGAGATGGTCAGTAAACCACCGGCCACccatcgtcttctcggccttccGTATCCAAGCAGTGTGTTTGCGATGGCGGGGCGGAAAGTTCATGTCAATTGTTTGCTTCAGTCGCTTGACACCTGTCACAAATGAGGAGGGGAATGAGAGGGGGAGTCTTGGAAGATTGAAGAGAATCCATGGGCCCTCGACTCCCCTTTCCAATACTCTGGTGGTCCATCGAGATCGTTACGGGGTCTTTGTCACTACGTTGCGAGACGGTTGGGTTGGGTGGGCTCTCTGGCCAGTGGAGGTTGATCACATACTGGAAAATGCAACAATGGCGCGGGTCAGGGGATTCTGGATCCGCCAACGGCTTCCATATGGAGCCTGGGTGAGCGAAATAGTGAGGACCGCAGCCACTGCCATGGGGCGTTTGCGGGGTTGCTCCGGGTGGTGGTTGGGCTTCACTCGGGTTCACTGCGATGCTGGCCCGGGGAATCCCGACCATCATAGCCGTCAACGGGTGATGGCGCCtcttcgacgacgccatggCGCTGGGGAAAGAACAATAATCAACGAGATGAGGCTAGAGGATCGTGGCGTTTTGTTCCATTACGCCATGAGCAAGCTTGAAGATAGACATCTGAGACCAACTGACGACGGGGCTACGGAGAGCGGCTGTATCGGACTCTCCCTCCGTCCAACTGGCAACAGCGCTCTTGATGACTGAGCGGCCAGCGCCACACAATAGCAAGCGAAACATGCCGACCTGTTCAAGGGCTCTTTGTCCGAGTCGGCCAGTGGGAAGAACAAGACAACTCCACCCCGGCGATTTGGCTCAAGTTGAAACCGAAGGAAGGAAATGATATGTGAGATCAACTCCACCGGTCGACACTGTGACGGCTGGCGAACCAGCTTGTTCTTCCCGAGGTCGCAGTGAGGTCGGCATTCGCACAGCCAAGTGTATAGAGTCGAGATGTGCTGACACACTATTCCGTACAGAACGTATCATTCAAAACTCCCCAGCCCAAAAGCAAGTTTTCCCCAGCCGAGCGGGCAAAACATTGAACGACAGGAACAAAAAGACTGGTAGGGAACACGCTGAATCGGTAGACAAGAACCCGTGCTTGGAAGTCAACTGGAGAAGCAGCGCAGTGACATGAACCCTTGCCCGTCTTCTTTCCCCTATTCCCGTTGTCTCTTTTTTACGCGCTCTCAGTCTCTTCCACTGCACTGCTGTAAAGCTCTGCATGCGTATTCTGTACCTTTCATGGGTTCGAATTGAGATGAATCATTGGGGCCTAAGCCCCCCCCCAGTCGGCCCCCAGTTAGGCATTCCAGAAGTCGCAAATCTCATCATACGAGTTTGCAAATGCAAGTCGGCAATTCCCTGATGTGGCGTGTTCTCTTCCCCACTGTGCATCGCGTGTCACTGACGTCtgctttcttcttccttcttcggTTAAGAGGACAAGGGACACACAGTCACAGACACCCACTCAGCAGCCTCCATCAGAGTTGTTTCGAGGGTCTCTCATCACACGTGCACGAATCTTCAGTGAGGCTTTCTGTTTCTGCTTTACTATCTTAGCTGTATCCGTAACTCGATCAGATTTTGTGACTAGACTACTGACTTTGCAATCCATCCTTGGACCTCCCATGAAGTCGTCGGCTTTAGTATTCAATCCGTCCAGAGTCACGGTAATGAATGGGCGCGTCGAACTGCCAGCTGCAGCACACTTCTAAAGGGGCCCCGGCCCGGGTCTCTTCGTTGATTCGGTTTGCTCGGCAGCTCACTCGCCGTGTTCCACCGGGGAGGCTTCGGGGGCCACCCTCAGGGTCCAGTCGAGATCCCTGACGGTGACCGTTCCCATCCCTGGCCCCCGAGACCctgccatcccatcccagCCAAACATCCTGGCTTTGTAAAATAGCTGCGAACAGGGCTGAATTTTGAACCGATCCTCGGTTCATCGCGGACGCCCGAccgctgttgctgccgtTCCCTGGGCAAACCCCGTTGACAGTACCCAGCGTCTTCCTCCATCATGGGCCTTCTCGTCTTTCAACCCATGAATCCATCCTTGCATGGGTGGCCCACGAGAGCCGTGTACAAATGAGGGACCGACTTTCTTTTTTAGACTACGGCGTACACATCATACGATGTCTACCTTCGAGATGGGCAAGGCCTTCTTCGAAACACGCCGAGCTCAAGCGCACGCGGCAAAATTGCAGTTTCCGGGGGTGTGAGAGTATGAGGAGGGGGTTAGGCCCGACTGCAGTCTGTCTGCCAGAGTAATTCTAGACAGACTCGAGAGTATGTATATCTCTCCCTTGGTGCCCGAACCCGATCTCGAAGGAGGATCTCTACGTGTAGTTCCAAACCTTTGGATCCGGCTCTTGTTACTCTAGTGTCTGCCAGACTCTTCTCGTTCTCTGTGCATTGAAATTCTTGATACCACTTGAACGAGTCGCGCCCCAGTTACGCCTGTTGTTTATCCCCAAGAGACACGCCTGCAAACCGCAAGCCTTGCCCATTCCCATTGTTGGAGTCAGGGCCATTCGCCGTCAATCAGCCCAGAGTCTGACCGCTCGATATTAGCAATTAGAAGACCAAGAAGAGGTCGCGTTGCATCACCGTCACAGCCAGAGCCATGGCCCTGACATACAAGCAATCGCAGCTCGTCAAGGGCACGATCCCCGCTCTCCGTGAGCATGGCGAGACCATCACATCCATCTTTTATGCCAACATGCTCCGCGCCCACCCGGAGCTCCACGACCACTTCAACAAGGTCAACCAGGCCAACGGCCGCCAGCCGCGTGCCCTGACGGGCGTCATCCTCGCCTTTGCCGCCAACCTCAACCACATCAGCGAGCTCATCCCCAAGCTCGAGCGCATGTGCAACAAGCACTGCTCCCTCGGCATCCAACCCGAACACTACGACATCGTCGGCAAGTACCTCATCCAGGCCTTCGGCCAGGTCCTCGGCCCGGCCATGACCCCCGAGATCCGCGAGGCCTGGACAAAGGCCTACTGGCTCCTCGCCAAGATGCTCATCGGCCGCGAGGCCCAGATGTACCGCGAGTTCAACGAAGACAAGTGGTCCGGGTGGCGCAAGTTCCGCATCGAGCGCaaggtcgccgagacggacgacaTCTTCTCCTTCTACATGgtccccgtcgacggcgggcggCTGCCCGACTTCTACCCGGGCCAGTACACCTCCATCCGCACCACGATCCCTTCCCTGGGCCACCTGCAGTCACGGCAGTACTCGCTCAGCGACGCGCCGCGGCCCGACTACTACCGCATCACCGTCAAGCGCGACcgcggcgtcaaggtcggcaAGGGCAGCGCCGTCTTCAACCTCAACCCGGGCGTCCTCTCCAACCacctcatcgacgacaagaggcccggcgacatcgtcgagctGACGCACCCGACCGgcgacttcttcttcgacacccacgccgccggcacgctccccgtcgtcctcatctccgccggcgtcggcgtcacTCCGCTCATGTCCATCTGCAacaccatcgtcgagcgCCAGGCCGTCCGCCCCATCTCCTGGGTGCACTGCTcggcccgcgccgcccctTTCGAGGAGCACATCCGCAAGATCGCCTACAGCCGCGCCAGCTTCACCACCAGGTTCTTCCGCTCGCAGATTGCCGAcgttgaggacgacgactcgctctcctcgtcgagcgaCTTCGGCCTCCGCATGGACCTCGCCCGCATCGACCCTGCCGAGCTCTacctcggccacggcggcgccgagtaCTACATTTGCGGCCCGGAGGTCTTCATGACCGAAATGTCCCAGTTCCTCTTAAACCAGGGCGTCGACCCAGCGAGGGTCAAGTTTGAGAGGTTTTCCACGGGAGACCTAGCAGCGCAGACATGATGCACTCCCTAGGTAGAGCGCAAGGGGCGGTTCAAGTCTTGACGACATCGTTATGGGGTATGGACGAGTGTTTTACTCAGATCAGGGTTAAGGTTACTCGGGGGTATGATGGCCAGTGTTGGTATATACAGGAAGGGTCTACGGAGTTATTAGGATGGTACAGTATCAGAAGGGCTTGAGGAGTTATACGGGCGTGTATCGAATGCAATGACCTCGACGTCTCGGTCCAGGCGCAATTGTTTGCCTCGCAAGCAGCCAGTTGGTCGTTGACCTCCAAGACAACATTGACATGCAGCGAGGATCGTGCGACAGAAACAACAGTTTTATGCCGTGATGTGCTCCGTTCATGCTTGCCGTCCACCTTGGCATTCCACAATCCGGGAACCTCCAGCTAGGAAAATGAGCCGCCGGGGGAACCCGGGGAGACGGAGCGgaagcgggcggcggcggcggagaggggcTTCGGGGCTCTGGCCGGTCACGCCATACTAACCAAGGACGTAAAAATGCAGTGTGTTCAGCGGCAACAGTGCTGTAACCATAGCACCCAAATGCCTGGTTCACTTCCCAACTCGGCAAGCAACCTTGCCCGTCAATGGCTCGAATCTGTCCTCAGAAGCTCCCACCGGTCAAGAAAGGCTTCCGAAACTCGTTTGCCAAACAATGCCAAAGTTCTCATCAACGAAAAtgcttcctcttctccatATCGGCGATTCCTTCACGCTGAGCCTCCTACATCATACGACCAATGTCAGGCATCATGCAACCGTCTGACTCGCCGCCACCCATCACTCTTTCCGGTCCCCCGGGACTCCCTATGGGGCAACTAAACCGGGGCCCTACAGGTACATTGTTGGGGTTCCGCGTGGGCTTGACCTGCGCTGCAACCCAGGTCTTGCACGCATAACGCCCACGCCCACAAGCCTTCATTGTCGATATTGGGCTGGTGCTTAAGGGACCGAAACGGCTGCCTCTTTGGACAGGCGAAGAAGTAACCATGTAAAAAAGGGGAGCGAGACCAAAAGCACAAAATGAGACGTCGCTTGAATTGAACGAAAGGAATGCGACTTCTCCAGTTGCTCTCAATACTACAGCTATGCGTCTCTGAGCAAGGGGCCCTTCTTTACCGGCTCTATCCTCTCGAACGACTCGGGATCAGGTAGATGATCAGGACACCACCTCTCCATTCCGTATCGCAACCAGTGCGCGTATGTCCCTTCGATGTTGTCGCTCCCCTCATGCTTCCTCCATGAGCTTCCCAGCGTCTCGCCGAGAACCTGGACAATCAAGCCATGGGCCAGCTTGAAACCAAAACTTCTCGCAAAGCAATCCTCCACGATCGTCCTGGCCAGCTTCTGATCCTCCGACTCCGGCGTTCCGGGCTCAGGCACCTTTTGACTCATAAGCTCGAAGGCTCTGACACCGTTCCACTTCGTATACTCGTTGATGAGCTGACTGCCGACCATGTATTCCGGCGCGAAGATCTTTTCCGAAACATACGCCGGTCCGTCCCAGCCTGCTTCTTCGTCCACGATGCTCATCACCATTGTGATCACCTGCCCTTGGATGATGTAGTCCGTCAATCGTTGGCTGAGGCCTTCATGCCCTGCCTTGGTGAGAGATTGTCCCATCAGCGGGATGCCTCTTAATAGCGGATGCAAGTGCAGGCCCTCGGTGTTCGTCTTTCCCTTCCAGAGTTCGATGAAAAGTTCGTGGCATGCTTGCCAGAAGGTGTTACCGGGGAGGCTTCCGATGAAGTAATTCATCAGGCTGTAGCTCCGTCCACCTTCGGCGTTGTAGGACAGAACCTCATAAGGGCTGTCCGGGTTGGCGATGGTCTCGTTCCACAGCCGATCGAGGTCGCCGATCTGCATGTATCCCACGTCCGTATACACACCGCCGTACTTCACGAGCAACGGGAACCGTACGAGGTCGGAGTAGTGCTGTTTCGCAAACTCGCCATCCAAAGTCCCTTCCGTGAAAGCCCGAGGTACGACACCCGGATCCTGCACGTCGATCCAGTTTCCAACGTAACTCCGTGACTGCggctcgagatcgacgacTCGCACCGTCCACCCCTGGGGAGAAAAGCGGCGGTGCCAAGTGCGAACGTTACGCTTGGCGTATGGATGCAAGTGGTCGTATCCGGAATTCCAGAAGAACCATAGGTTTTTCGCAGATGTGACCGGCGGTGGGTTCCTGATGGCGTTATCAACCTGGTCGTCTGCACGCTGGTCCAGGCGATCGAGGGGAATGGGATGAAGGCCTGTGGGGATCGGGTAAAGGGACGGAGAAGCCGAGGACGCTCCGATGGTGAGATTTGTTGCAGTCATGGTTGCCGAAAGGGGCTGCAGTCTCGTTATTGCCAACGAGAGTCCGCAGCAGTATTGCGCTATCTGCTATCTGGGGCAAGAATGGCGGGATGGTAGGACGAGACTGTGGCCAGTAGTAAAGAGATCGGCAGTTGTATGATAAACCTTCTTGATGGCGTTGAGCGCTTTTGTTATTGCTGTTTTTTTATGTAACAAACAACATGGAAATAttggcgtgggcgtgggcgtggtTGTTATTTCTAGTCCAAGACTTGATCATGAATTCGCAGCTGTCAACCGGATTACCCGTATTCCTGCATTAGCTCAGATGAATCATCGTGATTCACGTTccgcacgcacgcacgcacgcaaCACCCCCACTTCGGACCCTAGCAGCGGCGAAATGCATGATCCTGCAGTGACCGGGGAAGGTACAGAGAGTTGCAGAGTACCAAGGGCCTTCTCCTTGATATTTGGCATTCTAAAAGCCTTGAAATTCCGTTGGCTTTTGAAACATCGAGTACCTTACATTCAGTGGCGCAGGGATAGAAATCTCATGAGCTAGATTCAGCACCTGTGGCTGACGCCGCCAATTAAGTTTCTTGTCAATTCAGGCCTCTGTTGTGTTGAAAGTCCCCCTGTCTAGTGCAGTCAAACATCCATTTATTGACTCGCACGTTCGAAATCTTATCGCATGATTGTCTTCCCTGACTGTTGGCAAATCTAATGAATCAAATACCAAATATTGTTGAGTTAAATTCAGTGGTAATTCGCCAgatggtggggggggggggctggtCTGGCCTCCTCTCCCGTGGACGACATCTGTTGCAGGGCCCAATGGCCTGCCCCTCAAACCAGCTGAGACTAAAGACAAGCAGATAACATTTTTAACGATGATTGGTAACAATCAAACCCAACCTTTCCTTGTTAAAAGTTCAAATCCTGCAGTTCGTTCACTCGGATCCCAGCTGGCAGCAAACA from Colletotrichum higginsianum IMI 349063 chromosome 4, whole genome shotgun sequence includes:
- a CDS encoding FAD dependent oxidoreductase; this translates as MSENPVPVPNATRPYWRRDLHPLDSHQSSETLPAEQDIVIIGAGYAGAALAYYLLDGVEESSRPAITILEAREACSGATARNGGHVRPDLYAGLPARIKRFGQEAADEMALFELANLHGVRDLVREKKIDCDFRVTTSMAVIRDEKLAKPLKDGLDELLRLGSPTAKLVHYVEGKAAEVFSGVKGAMAAFAFEAGSIWPYKLVLYLLSQAVDKGAQLHTHTPVTEVSDSREDGFWIVTTPRGIIKAKTVLYASNGYTSTLLPEYKNRIIPVRGVCSHVAVPEGGAPPPYLPTTYSLRHGANLYDYQVTRPDGSIVVGGARTEVIPHVEEWYNVWDDSKMIEPAAHYFDDHMQRNFRGWEDSGAEVDSIWTGIMGYTNDLYPHVGPVPSKPGQFVCAGFNGHGMSFILLTARGLAKIVRDGVPFSQSGVPRLFETSESRLRRDENELLA
- a CDS encoding Globin, which produces MALTYKQSQLVKGTIPALREHGETITSIFYANMLRAHPELHDHFNKVNQANGRQPRALTGVILAFAANLNHISELIPKLERMCNKHCSLGIQPEHYDIVGKYLIQAFGQVLGPAMTPEIREAWTKAYWLLAKMLIGREAQMYREFNEDKWSGWRKFRIERKVAETDDIFSFYMVPVDGGRLPDFYPGQYTSIRTTIPSLGHLQSRQYSLSDAPRPDYYRITVKRDRGVKVGKGSAVFNLNPGVLSNHLIDDKRPGDIVELTHPTGDFFFDTHAAGTLPVVLISAGVGVTPLMSICNTIVERQAVRPISWVHCSARAAPFEEHIRKIAYSRASFTTRFFRSQIADVEDDDSLSSSSDFGLRMDLARIDPAELYLGHGGAEYYICGPEVFMTEMSQFLLNQGVDPARVKFERFSTGDLAAQT
- a CDS encoding Capsule polysaccharide biosynthesis protein, producing the protein MTATNLTIGASSASPSLYPIPTGLHPIPLDRLDQRADDQVDNAIRNPPPVTSAKNLWFFWNSGYDHLHPYAKRNVRTWHRRFSPQGWTVRVVDLEPQSRSYVGNWIDVQDPGVVPRAFTEGTLDGEFAKQHYSDLVRFPLLVKYGGVYTDVGYMQIGDLDRLWNETIANPDSPYEVLSYNAEGGRSYSLMNYFIGSLPGNTFWQACHELFIELWKGKTNTEGLHLHPLLRGIPLMGQSLTKAGHEGLSQRLTDYIIQGQVITMVMSIVDEEAGWDGPAYVSEKIFAPEYMVGSQLINEYTKWNGVRAFELMSQKVPEPGTPESEDQKLARTIVEDCFARSFGFKLAHGLIVQVLGETLGSSWRKHEGSDNIEGTYAHWLRYGMERWCPDHLPDPESFERIEPVKKGPLLRDA